In Gemmatimonadota bacterium, the sequence GCCGTCGAGCCGCACCCGCGCCAGCACCTTGCCGGCGTACATGGGCCTGGTGGCGACGACCTTGCCGCCCTCCACCTCGAGCGCGGTGACGTCGGTGGCCAGGGCGGCGCCGAGCCGGGCGGCCACCCGCGGGGCGAGGTCGCGCCCGGTGGCGGTCGAGGCGAAGAGCACCACCGTGGCCCCCGCGGCCGCCGCCGCCACCGTGGCGGCGTAGCCGTCGGGCTGGTACAGCGCAAAGTCGGCGTGGGTGGCGCTGAGCACCTGGTCGGCGCCCACCCGCGCCAGCGCGTCGGTGCCGGTCACGGGGCCGCCGCCGATCACCAGCGCGTCCACCGTGCCGCCCAGGGCGTCGGCCAGCCGCCGCGCGGCCGAGACCACTTCGAGGGACACCTTGCGCAGCGCGCCGTCGCGCTGCTCGGTCACCGCGAGGATGCGGGTCATCAGATCACCTTCGCTTCGTCACGGAGGAGCTTCACCAGGGCCGGCACCGCGTCGGCGCCCTCGCCGACGATCTGGCCCGGCTTGCGGTCGGGCGGCAGGGTCAGGCCGAGCAGCGTGAGGCCGCCGGCCGCCGGCGCCACCGGCTTCACCTCGAGCGGCTTCTTCTTGGCGGCCATGATCCCCTTGAGGCTGGGGAGCCGCGGGGTGTTGAGGCCCTTGTCGCAGGTGAGCACCGCGGGGAGGCTGGCCGTGCTCACCTCCACGCCGCCCTCGATCTCGCGCTCGGCCTCGAGCGCGCCACCGCTCACCGCGAGCTTCACCACGGAGGTGACGCAGGGGAGCTCCAGCAGCTCGGCCACCATCGGGCCCACCTGGTGGTTGTAGTCATCCACCGCGAGCTTGCCGAACAGCACCAGGTCGTAGCCGGCGCCCTTGAGCTCGGCGGCCAGCGCGCGGGCCACCTCCAGCCCGTCGGCGCTCCCGGCCGACTGCAGCAGCACCGCCCGGTCCACCCCCATGGCGAGCGCGGTGCGGAGGGTCTCCTGCGCGGCGTCGCTGCCCAGGCAGTACGCCACGACCTCGCCCGCCCCGGCCGCCTCCTTCTGCTTGAGCGCCTCCTCGAGGGCGTACTCGTCGTAGGGGTTCACGACGAACTTCACGCCCGCCTCGTCGATGGACTTGCCGTCGGTGCCGACCACGATGCGGCTGGTGGTGTCGGGCACCCGCTTCAGGCAGACCGCTATGCGCACAGCACACCTCGTTCGGGGGTCATTCGGGGACGTCCGGCCGCCGAAAAGGTAGCCAAGTCGGGGCGGGGCGGACAGTTGTCGACCTCGAGAACTGCAGGGAATCGGGAAGAGGGAAAAGGGAAGAGGGAAAAGGGAAAAGGGAGGGAGGCGGTGACTGGCGGCAACGCCGCAGGGTCGGGCAGCAATGGTCCGGGATCGGCCGGCAACGCCGCAGGGTCGGACGGCAGTGCGCCGGGATCGGCCGGCAACGCCGCAGGGTCGGGCGGCAATGCTCCGGGATCGGCCGGCAACGCCGCAGGGTCGGGCGGCAATGCTCCCGGGTCCGCCGGACGTGAGTTCAAGTCGGGCGGCAATGGTCCCGGGTCCGCCGGACGTGCGTACAAGTCGGGCGGCAATGGTCCCGGGTCCGCCGGACGTGCGTACAAGTCGGGCGGCAATGGTCCCGGGTCCGCCGGACGTGGGTACAAGTCGGGCGGCAATGGTCCCGGGTCCGCCGGACGTGAGTACAAGTCGGGCGGCACTGGTCCCGGGTCCGCCGGACGTGAGTACAAGTCGGGCGGCAGTGGTCCCGGATCCGCCGGACGTGAGTACACGTCCGCCGGCAATGCGAACAGGTCCGCTGGCAGCGAGTACAAGTCCGCCGGCGATGACTGCAACCCGGCCGACAACGGGGTCGGGCCGGACAGGCGGGAGACCGGGCGTCCTGGACGCCACACGGGGCAGGAAGCCGTGGCTCCCTGCCCCGCGTGGAACTGGCCCGCCCGATGGAGGTCAGGACATCGGGACGTGCCTCAGTCGGGGAGTGTCAGTTTCTCTGTGTATGAGCCTGGTTCACTGCCATGCCGGGACCCGGTCCCCGAAGAGGAGCCGGATGTGCCGCAGCGCCTCCACCCAGTGCTGCGGCGTGCCGAGCTTCGCCTGCGCGTTCCGCAGCGCCAGGTACAGCAGTTTGCTCGCCGCCTCCGCGGAGGGGAAGTGCCCCCGCACCTTGAGGCTCTTCCGCAGCGTCCGGTGCAGGCTCTCGATCGCGTTGGTCGAGTAGAGCAGCCGCCGGACCGGCACCGGGTACGCCAGCGCCGGGGCCAGCCGCTCCCAGTGCCGCTGCCACAGCGCCGTGATCTCCGAATGTGCTTGGCCCAGGGGACTCGCGGCCCAGTCGGCGAGGGCCTGCTGCGCGGCCGCCTCGCCTGGCGCCTGGTAGATCCCCGCAGGGCGCTCGCCACCGCCTTCCGCTCCCGCCAGTTCACCTGCGCCAGGCTCTGCCGCACCAGGTGCACCACGCACTGGTGCACCACCGTCTGGGGAAAGACCGCGTGGATGGCGTCCGGAAAGCCGGGCAGCCCATCCACCAGCGCGATCAGGATGTCCTGCACCCCGCGCCCCTGCAGGTCGCTCAGCACCCGCTGCCAGAAGGCCGCCCCTCCGCCGCCGCGAGCCAGAAACCCAGCACCTCCTTCTCGCCGCTCGGCCGGATGCCCAGCGCCAGGTAGATCACCTGCTGCTGCACCAGCCCCTCGGTCCGGATCTTCACGCGGAGCCCGTCGAGCACGACGGCGATGTACACCGGCTCCAGCGGCCGCTGCTGCCACGCCGCCGCCTCGGCCAGCACCGCGTCGGTCACCGCCGTGATCACCGCCGGCGACACCTCCACCTGGTAGCACTCCTCCAGGTGCGCCTGCAGCTCCCGCACCGTCAGGCCCCGGGCGTAGAGCGACAGGACCTTCTGGTCGAAGCCCGGCAGCCGGCGCACCCCCTTGGGCACGAAGGCCGGCGTGAAGCTCCCCTCCCGGTCCCGCGGGATCGCCAGCGGCAGCGCCCCCTCGTCGGTCAGCACCGTCTTGGGCGTGGTCCCGTTCCGGGCATTGCCGTCGGGCCCGCGGCCGGCCCCCGGGGCGTACCCCAGGTGCTCAGTCAGCTCCGCCTGCAGCACCCGCTCGACCATCCGCTGTTTCAGCCGCCGGAACACCGCCTCGAGCTGCTCCGGCGTCTGCACCTGGGCCAGCAGGGTCTCCAGGGCCGCAGCCTCCTGCGGGTCCGCGGCCGGGCGCTTCTTCCGTGCCATATCCCCTCCTCCCTCCCTAGGATATGGCTCATACACAAACTTTCAAACACTCCCCTCAGTCGTCGCCGCCCCCGAAGCTGCGCCGGACTACGAGGCGGACGACGCGGCGGAACCCCGGAGTCAGGAAGCGTTCCAGCACGTCCCCCGCCCCCTGGTTCACGTTGAAGGTGCCGAAGGTCGCGTACTTGTTCTGGAAGATGTTGTTCCCCACTGCCACGACTTCCCAGCCCTTGCCGCGCCAGCCGAGCCGGGCGTCGGCCACGAAGTAGCCGTCGAGCTTGGGCTCCTCGTTGGCCTCGTCGCCGCGCATCCACTGGGTGCCGGTGTAGCGGCCGTCGGCGCCGACGAAGAACCCGCGGGGCAGCTGGAACGCGCCGCCGAACTTCACCTGGTGATTGGGCACCAGCGGCAGCTCGTCACCGGCCACCACCTCGTTCTCGCCGCCGAAGTCCTCGCGGATGCTGAAGATCTCGGCCTCGCTCTGGAAGGTGGCCTTGGTGTAGCCGTAGTTGGCGTACAGCGTGTGGCCGCCATTCAGGAAGAACTGGGCCGAGAGCTCCACGCCCTGGCGCCGGGTCTTGTCGATATTGTCGAAGTAGCCCTCGATAGTGGAGCCGCTGGGCGAGGAGTCGGACGCGAAGAGGAACACGTCATCCTTCACGTCGGTGTGGTAGGCCGCGGCGCTGAACACCGCCTGCCCGACCACCAGACGGCCCCCGACCTCGACGGTCGTGGCGCGCACCGGCTTGATGGGCGGGTCGTCCCCCAGGGCGAACGGCAGCGGGCACGGCTCGGCCTCGTCGGCACAGGCCAGCTCGATGACGGCCGGGGCACGGAACGCCGCACCGAACGAGCCGTACAGGGAGAACCCGCGGCCGGCATCCACGCTGACGCCCGCCTTGGGGCTCAGCCGGCTGTAGGAACTGGTGGTGTCGCGGGCGGGATCGAGCTGGTTCTCGAAGGGGATCCGTACGTAGTCGTAGCGGCCGCCGACCGAGAAGGTGGCGCGGCCCACGGTGAGGTCGGCCAGCAGGTAGCCCGCGAGGTCCCAGGTGGGGCTCTTCACGAAGGTGGTCTGCACCGTGGGTCCGCTGAACTTGGTGGAGTCGGCGAACAGCTCCACCTCGGTGCGGCTGGACGAGCCCTCGGCGCCCACGCGCACGCCGAGCCGGTCGGTGGCCTGCCAGCGGTAGTCCGCCGAGCCGCCGAGCATCAGGTTGCGCGACTTGCCGAGGTTGTCGGGATCGTCTTCCTGGTTGACGTTGAACCGCTCGGCCCGGTGCCGCCGCACGAACGTGGTCGCGGAGAACTGGCCCCGCTCCGACCGGCGGTAGCCGCTCACCGCGAGCTGCAGGTTGTTGAGGTCCTCGAAGTCCCCGGAGCTCAGGTTGGAATCCGGGCGGGTCTTGAAGACGCTCTGCGGCAGGGACCCGGCCGTCTCCGCGCGGGACTTGGCCGCAGTGCCCTGGAGGCGGATGCCCCAGGTCTCGGTGAGGCGGCCCAGGTTGAAGAGGCCGTTGTACTGCTCCGCGCCGGTGAGCTGGCGCCAGCCATCCTCGCGGTCGTAGCCACCGCCGGCGTAGTAGCTCCACTTGCCGCCGCCGAACCCGCCGGCGATCGAGCCATCGGCGCCGAAGGTCTTGTAGTTGCCGCCGGAGACCTCGAGCTCGCCGCGGGTGGGGCCGCCGCCGGAGTTGGTCACCAGGTTGATGGCGCCCCCGAGCGAGTTGCGGCCCAGCAGCGAGGCGGTGCCGGAGAGCAGCTCCACCCGGGTCACGTGCTCCATCGGGAGCAGGTCGAAGTTCACCTGGGCGGCGTCGGGCTCGTTCTGCCGTACCCCGTCGAGGAAGATGGAGATGCCCTGCGGCAGGCCGACGATCGGCGAGGCGTAGAAGCCCCGGGAGCTGAGCGAGAGCTTGTAGCTCGCGCCGAGATCGTCATAGCTCGAGATGCCGGCCTGGTTCACCAGCAGGTCGGTGAGCAGCCGGGGCTCGCTGGCCTCGATCTGGTCGCGGGTGATGATCGTGGTGCGGGCCGGCACCCCGGACCCGACCTTGGGGCCGGTCGGGGCCAGGATCGAGCCGACGACCTCGATCGGCTTGAGCACGACCGCGGCGGTGGTGTCACGCCGGGTGGTGTCGGGCTGCTGGGCCGCGAGCGGCAGGGCGAGAGCCACGGCCAGCGTGGCGCTGGTCAGACGGAGCAGGGGCATGGGACCGGGGTGAGGGAAACGGGAAATGGAAGCGAGCGCGCCGGAGCGGCGATGGAGGATCGGTCGCGCTAGCGCAACTCCCCGAGAGCATCACGCTCGTAGATCGCGGCCATGCTGATCCGGTCGGGGGGGAGGCCCATGACCACGAGGGCATCGTCGCTGGGCCCGCCGCCGTCGTAGTCCAGGCAGCAGAATTCGGTGGTGATGATGCCCGGCAGGAGCGGCGCGGTGACCACCGGCCGCCCGGTGCGGTCAAAGCGGATGGCATCGCCGGGCGTGAAGGTGCGGCTGCCATCGCGGTCCTCGTAGATGGCCAGCCGCCGTACCTCGGTGCCGCGCCGGGCGACCACCATCAGGCCGTCATCGGCGTCACCCCCGCCGTCGAGGTCCTGGCAGCAGTGGTCGACGGCGTAGGCCCGGAGCGGCTGGAGGGCCGCCAGCCAGAAGATGAAGAGTCCGAGCCCCACCATCGCCACCGCGGCGGCGATGCCGATCCAGCGCCGCACGTGCGGCGTGCCGCGCCCCGGCCGCTCGCCCTGGCGCCATCGGCCGGCGATCTCGGGGCCGAGCGAGGCACGGGGCTCGAACCGGACCCCCCGGAGCAGCCGGTCGAGGTCGCGGAGATCCTCCGGCGGCTGGCTCATGGCTCGCCCCCCTCGACATCGAGCAGCCCCCGCAGGCGGGCCAGGGCCCGCCACAGCCGGGTGCGCACCGCCGCCTCCTTGATGCCGAGCACCTCGGCCACGGCAGCGCTGTCGAGCCCGCTGCCGTAGCGCAGGCCGATGATCTCGCGGTCGCGGTCGGGGAGTCCAGCCATCGCGCCGAGCAGCTGGGCCACCTGCTCCTCCCAGAGCAGACGCTCCTCCGGGGAGGGGGCCGAGCAGGCCAGATCGCGCATGGTGGCGATGGAGACGTGGCGACGCACCCGGGCCCGGCGGAGGTGATCGCGGAGGGTGTTCTGGGCGATCCGGAAGATCCAGGTCCGGGGCTCGCCCAGCGCGGGGTCGTAGCGGTCGGCGGCCTGGAAGACCTTGAGGAAGGTCTCCGAGGTCACGTCCTCCGCGGCGTCGGCGCTGGGGAGGTGGAACCGGAGGTAGCTGTAGACGGCCCGGCCATAGGCC encodes:
- a CDS encoding electron transfer flavoprotein subunit beta/FixA family protein, giving the protein MRIAVCLKRVPDTTSRIVVGTDGKSIDEAGVKFVVNPYDEYALEEALKQKEAAGAGEVVAYCLGSDAAQETLRTALAMGVDRAVLLQSAGSADGLEVARALAAELKGAGYDLVLFGKLAVDDYNHQVGPMVAELLELPCVTSVVKLAVSGGALEAEREIEGGVEVSTASLPAVLTCDKGLNTPRLPSLKGIMAAKKKPLEVKPVAPAAGGLTLLGLTLPPDRKPGQIVGEGADAVPALVKLLRDEAKVI
- a CDS encoding TonB-dependent receptor produces the protein MPLLRLTSATLAVALALPLAAQQPDTTRRDTTAAVVLKPIEVVGSILAPTGPKVGSGVPARTTIITRDQIEASEPRLLTDLLVNQAGISSYDDLGASYKLSLSSRGFYASPIVGLPQGISIFLDGVRQNEPDAAQVNFDLLPMEHVTRVELLSGTASLLGRNSLGGAINLVTNSGGGPTRGELEVSGGNYKTFGADGSIAGGFGGGKWSYYAGGGYDREDGWRQLTGAEQYNGLFNLGRLTETWGIRLQGTAAKSRAETAGSLPQSVFKTRPDSNLSSGDFEDLNNLQLAVSGYRRSERGQFSATTFVRRHRAERFNVNQEDDPDNLGKSRNLMLGGSADYRWQATDRLGVRVGAEGSSSRTEVELFADSTKFSGPTVQTTFVKSPTWDLAGYLLADLTVGRATFSVGGRYDYVRIPFENQLDPARDTTSSYSRLSPKAGVSVDAGRGFSLYGSFGAAFRAPAVIELACADEAEPCPLPFALGDDPPIKPVRATTVEVGGRLVVGQAVFSAAAYHTDVKDDVFLFASDSSPSGSTIEGYFDNIDKTRRQGVELSAQFFLNGGHTLYANYGYTKATFQSEAEIFSIREDFGGENEVVAGDELPLVPNHQVKFGGAFQLPRGFFVGADGRYTGTQWMRGDEANEEPKLDGYFVADARLGWRGKGWEVVAVGNNIFQNKYATFGTFNVNQGAGDVLERFLTPGFRRVVRLVVRRSFGGGDD
- a CDS encoding sigma-70 family RNA polymerase sigma factor — encoded protein: MAQAWYEAYGRAVYSYLRFHLPSADAAEDVTSETFLKVFQAADRYDPALGEPRTWIFRIAQNTLRDHLRRARVRRHVSIATMRDLACSAPSPEERLLWEEQVAQLLGAMAGLPDRDREIIGLRYGSGLDSAAVAEVLGIKEAAVRTRLWRALARLRGLLDVEGGEP